The window TTGGGATTATAGAGACTCAGATCGTCCGCCCGAATGGAGAGACCGCGTTCATTGAGCTGAAGCCGGTTCCCATCCGAGAGGATGGTGGGGTTGTGGGCTTCCGGGGGGTCTTGCGTGATGTCACGGGACGTAAACGCGCCGAGGGGCGAATCCGCCTTCAGGCCGCGGCGCTGGAAGCGGCTGCGAACGGTATCATCATCACTGATCGCAACGGGGCGATCAGGTGGGTCAACCCCGCCTTTACGCGGCTGACCGGCTATACCAGCAATGAGGCTATCGGTCGGAACCCGCATATACTCAAGTCCGGCGAACACGATCGGGCGTTTTACCATAACCTGTGGGCGACGATTCTGTCTGGCCAAGTATGGCAAGGCGAGATCGTCAACCGCCGCAAAGATGGCAGCCTCTACACCGAGGAGCAAACCATCACGCCCGTGCTGGATGAATGCGGAGACATCACGCATTTCATTTCGATCAAACAGGACAGCACCGAGCGCAATCGCCTTGAAGAGCGGCTTCGCCAGGCGCAAAAGCTGGAGGCTATCGGCCTGCTGGCTGGAGGGATCGCACACGACTTTAATAATCACCTGAACGGAATCATCGGCTTTGCAGAACTGGCCTTAGGAGAAATACCCTCAGACGGCAAGGCGCACCGCCACCTTAGCCGGGTACCGGAGATAGGCCGCCGAGCTGCGGAACTTGTGGGGCAGATGTTGAGTTTTGCGCGAAAGGCCCCGCTGCAACGCAAGCCGCTCGACCTGGACCCACTACTCCAAGAGACAGCGAGCATCTTGAAGCGCACGCTGCCCGAGACGATCACGATCAAACCGGAACCCAATTATGAACCCATGACCATCGATGCTGATGGCGCCCAAGTGCAGCAGATCCTTCTTAACCTGGCTACCAATGCCCGCGACGCCATGCCCTACGGTGGAACCCTCACCCTTCGACTGACGGCGGTCACGCTGATTGAGGCGAGCCTGGGCAGCCACCCGGAGCGTCGAGCGGGCGCCTTCGCCTGTCTGACCGTCGCCGATACAGGGATCGGAATCCCGGCCGCCATCCGGGATCGCCTTTTCGAGCCCTTCTTCACAACCAAGGAACCCGGTCGCGGGACCGGTTTAGGCCTGGCCTCGGTCTACGGGATCGTGCATCAGCATGATGGCTGGATCGAGGTGGAAACGGCCGAAGGCCAAGGGAGTGCTTTCCACATCTTCCTGCCTCTGATTGCTCTCCCGGTAAACGTCGCGATCCCGACCGAGAAGGCGCTGCCGCGTGGGGCCGAGACGCTATTGCTCGTCGAGGATAATCCGATGATCCTGGAGCTGGGAGAGCTCGTGCTCAGCGATCTTGGGTACACGGTTCTCACGGCCGTCGATGGCGTCGAGGCAGTGGAAGTCTTCCGGGCACGCCCGGGCATTGCGTTAGTCCTTACCGACGCGATTATGCCCCAGATGGGGGCGATGGATCTGATCCCGGCCTTGCGGGCGTTCAACCCGGCAATCAAGGTGCTGGTTGCTACCGGCTATGCTCCGGACGAGATCCAGCATAGCCTGGAAGACGTGGGGGTTACCGGTTATGTTCGAAAGCCGTTTGCTCAAGCCGACCTGGCCACGGCGGTCCGCGCAGCCATCGATGGCCCCACGCATGGCGGACGCCCACCGAAAGGCTCAGGCCCGCCGATCTGAGGGGAGCCTGCTCGATCGATCAGCGAACGGTCTTTTCTCTTCCATGAATTACGATATTGAGAGGAGCCCTAAATTGATTGCACGCTTGCACAACAGCTCAAGCAGCCTCCCCCTTTGAAAAAGGGGGATTGAGGGGAGTTTTTAGATCGTTTAAATCCCCCCCTCGCCCCTCTTTTCCAAAGGGGGTACAAGCTATGTTATGCGCTGAGCGCTGAGTAATAAGTGATAAGAGATAGGAACGGCTTGATACCCGGAGACTGCCATGGACACACAATTTGTTGCTATCACGCTGCACCGAATTGCCGGAAAGCTGGTCTGCGGCGCCGTGACCCTGATCCGGCAGCCGGATCGTTCCTGGCAGGGCAAGTGCGGTAAGTGCGGGGAGGAGTTCCGGGTAGAGCCGGACGCCCGGTTCGAGGGGCGGGTCCGCGCCATGAGGAACTGACCGATGCTGAACATCGAGTTGAAAGCGCGTTGTGAGGACCTCGGAGAGCTGCGAGGGCGTTGCGAGTCGCTCGGCGCGGAGGGCCAGGAGCCGGAGCGGCAGGTCGACACCTATTTTTGCGTGACCTCTGGCCGCCTGAAGCTTCGCGAGTCGCTGGAGTCGGCCGCCGAGCTGATTCATTACATTCGAGACGATATGGCCGGACCGCAGGAAAGCCACTACGACCTCTATCCGGTCGAGGACCCTGAGGGCCTGAAGGCGATACTGGCCAACGCGCTCGGTATTAGCGTAACGGTCGCGAAGCGGCGCGAGACCTTTGTGCTCGGCAACGTCCGGATCCATCTCGATAAGGTGCAGGGGCTGGGTAGCTTTGTTGAGCTTCAGGGGTCGGTCGATGAACCGAGAGAGCTGCCGCTGGTTGCCGACGAGATCCAGGGCGTCCAGCAGGCGCTGGGAATCGATCCGCAATCGCTCGTGAAAGAGTCGTATGCGGCGTTGGTCGCCAGGGCGGAGGAAGCTGAGCGAGCGCGTTACGCCAACTGACCGGAGATTTATAACATGGAGCATCGCAGGCTTGGGCGCACAGGCATTCAGGTGTCGGAGATCGGGTTTGGCGCCTGGGGGATTGGCAAGGCGTGGTGGGGCAAGACCGACGACACGCTATCGGTCAGAGCGCTGATACGGGCGCTGGAGTTAGGCGTCACCTTTATCGATACCGCGCAGGCCTATGGCGACGGGCATAGCGAGCGGCTGATCGCCAGGGCCTTTCAGGAAGCGAAACATCGCGTCTTCGTCGCGACCAAGGTTCCGCCGAAGACCCGCGAGTGGCCACCCAAGGAGGGGACGACGGCGCAGCAGGCCTTTCCCGCCGACTGGATCATCACCTGTACCGAACAGAGTCTCCGACATCTTGACGCGGAGCGTCTGGATCTTCAGCAACTCCACATCTGGCGCGACGAGTGGCTCGGTGAGACGGAGTGGCTGGAGGCGGTTCGGCGGTTGAAGCAGCAGGGGAAGATCCGGTTCTTTGGGGTCTCCATCATCGACCACCAGCCGGGCAGTGCGCTGGAACTGGTAAAGTCCGGCCTGATCGATACCGTCCAGGTGATCTACAACATCTTCGACCAATCCCCGGAAGAAGAGCTGTTCCCGTTGTGCCAAGCGCACGATGTCGGCGTGATCGCCAGGGTCCCCTTCGATGAGGGGGGCCTGACCGGGAGCCTCATGCCGGACACGATCTTCCCCCCGAAGTCAGTGCAGAGCTTCTACTTCCGCGAGGATCGGCTGCGGGAGACGTGCGAGCGCGTCGATCGACTCAGGCCGCTGCTGGGAGGCGAGATCAAGACCGTGGCGCAGCTTGCCCTGAAGTTCTGTCTGAGCCACCCGGCGGTCTCAACCGTGATCCCAGGGATGCGCCGACCGGAGCACGTGGATGCCAACTGCTCAGTCTCCGACGGCCGGCCGCTCGCACCCGAAACCCTCGCCGCCCTCCGCACCCACGCCTGGCCCAGAAACTTTTACCAGTAAGCAGGAGAGCGGCCCTCATCGCTCCAAAAGTCCCCCACCCCGTCCTCAGATCCCCTCTCCTTTTTTGACCCAGGCACATTTCCCTTGACGTAGGGCCGCCCCTATATGCTCCACGGAATCTAACCGACGACAGGCAACGCCCAGGCGGTCCTGGCATGGCTGCCAGGGCTGTCGATCCCTCGCAAACGGCCTATCTCTGAACGCCACCCCGAATATACGTCAAAAGGCGTATTGACAAACCCGCCCGCTGGGAGTAAATGAAGCCAACGCTGGAGCACCCCACCGGGAAGCTGCTCGCGCAGCTCGGGGGCGCGCGGCTCCACAGGTGCCGGATGCGGCGCCGGTTCATTAACGCTGGGGGCCGAGCCTCCCATTATCCAAGAAGGAGGGATGCCATGGGACGACAAATAGTCTTTGCACTATCCGCAGCAGTAGGAATCGGCCTCGCGCTGGTCGCCGGAGCGGCGTGGGCGCATGGGGGCGATCCGAGCCGCATACACGCGTGCGTTAACAACGAGAGCGGTACCGTCCAGATCATCGCCACGACCGGTACGTGTCGTCAGGGTTGGGCCTCGTTGGATTGGTCGATTACGGGATCACAAGGTCCGCAGGGCCTGCAAGGGCCTGCGGGCGCGGATGGAGCTCAAGGGCCAGTCGGGCCCCAAGGCCCACAGGGCCTGCAAGGCGCCACCGGCCCCCAGGGTCCAGCCGGGCCAACTGGTGTAACAGGTCCCGC of the Candidatus Methylomirabilis lanthanidiphila genome contains:
- a CDS encoding Histidine kinase, which codes for MREGNEKCCVLVNEIDDGLFVVDAQGVITFANRALARIHGAENPQHLVGRRLFEFIVPADLSRVRERFRCDLATGDPVGIIETQIVRPNGETAFIELKPVPIREDGGVVGFRGVLRDVTGRKRAEGRIRLQAAALEAAANGIIITDRNGAIRWVNPAFTRLTGYTSNEAIGRNPHILKSGEHDRAFYHNLWATILSGQVWQGEIVNRRKDGSLYTEEQTITPVLDECGDITHFISIKQDSTERNRLEERLRQAQKLEAIGLLAGGIAHDFNNHLNGIIGFAELALGEIPSDGKAHRHLSRVPEIGRRAAELVGQMLSFARKAPLQRKPLDLDPLLQETASILKRTLPETITIKPEPNYEPMTIDADGAQVQQILLNLATNARDAMPYGGTLTLRLTAVTLIEASLGSHPERRAGAFACLTVADTGIGIPAAIRDRLFEPFFTTKEPGRGTGLGLASVYGIVHQHDGWIEVETAEGQGSAFHIFLPLIALPVNVAIPTEKALPRGAETLLLVEDNPMILELGELVLSDLGYTVLTAVDGVEAVEVFRARPGIALVLTDAIMPQMGAMDLIPALRAFNPAIKVLVATGYAPDEIQHSLEDVGVTGYVRKPFAQADLATAVRAAIDGPTHGGRPPKGSGPPI
- a CDS encoding CYTH domain protein, giving the protein MLNIELKARCEDLGELRGRCESLGAEGQEPERQVDTYFCVTSGRLKLRESLESAAELIHYIRDDMAGPQESHYDLYPVEDPEGLKAILANALGISVTVAKRRETFVLGNVRIHLDKVQGLGSFVELQGSVDEPRELPLVADEIQGVQQALGIDPQSLVKESYAALVARAEEAERARYAN
- a CDS encoding aldo/keto reductase, with protein sequence MEHRRLGRTGIQVSEIGFGAWGIGKAWWGKTDDTLSVRALIRALELGVTFIDTAQAYGDGHSERLIARAFQEAKHRVFVATKVPPKTREWPPKEGTTAQQAFPADWIITCTEQSLRHLDAERLDLQQLHIWRDEWLGETEWLEAVRRLKQQGKIRFFGVSIIDHQPGSALELVKSGLIDTVQVIYNIFDQSPEEELFPLCQAHDVGVIARVPFDEGGLTGSLMPDTIFPPKSVQSFYFREDRLRETCERVDRLRPLLGGEIKTVAQLALKFCLSHPAVSTVIPGMRRPEHVDANCSVSDGRPLAPETLAALRTHAWPRNFYQ